From Candidatus Eremiobacteraceae bacterium:
GAGCTTCGTCTTCATCGGCATCTATTGGAACAATCACCATCACATGCTGCGCGCGAGCAAGGGCGTCGACGGGCGCGCGATGTGGGCGAACCTGCATCTGCTCTTCTGGCTGTCACTCGTGCCGTTCTCGACGAATTGGCTCGGGCAGAACCCGACCGCCGTCGGTCCGACCGTGCTCTACGGCGTGAACCTGCTGCTCGACGCGATCGCATACACGATCCTGCAGCGCTCGCTACTCGCCGTGAACGGCCGCGATGCCCCATTCGCGAAGGCGGTGGCGGTCGACGTGAAAGGCACCGTTTCGATCGTCTTATACGTGCTCGCGATCAGCGCGGCGTTCTTCGTGCCGGCTGTCGCCGACGCGCTGTTCGTCACGATCGCCATCATGTGGCTCGTGCCCGATAGGCGCTTCGAACCGCTTATCGACACGAGCGACCGGCCTTAGTACTCCGGCTAGGCGGATCGCGTCGACGGCGCGCGACCGAAGCGTTGGCGCCCGCGTTCTCTCGCTTTCGCCGCCTCGATCTCGCGATCGCGCGGCGGCGCGTTCGTCACCAGCGATGCGAGCAATTCGCGGGCTGCATCTGTCACGTGTTCGACCGCGTGTTCGAAGGCCGCCTCGTTCGCTTTCGACGGATGCGCGAAGCCGCTCAGCTTTCGCACGAATTGGATCGAGGCCGCCCGGATCTCGTCGTTCGTCGCCGGCGGCGCGAAATTGTGAAGCGTCTTGATGTTCCTGCACATGCCGTAAGACTTGTCCGGATCGAACCGAAGATTCCTCGGTGCCCTTACCATATGGCGGACAGAGGCGGGCGCTTGACCGCTATCCAACCCGAAAGCCCCGCGGCCCCAACAAAGGAGCACGCCATGATGCGACTTGCTCGATTCAGTCTGGGCGGAACCGCCTTCGTCCTCGCAGTCACCCTTTCGTCGCTGCAGCTATGCGCGGCGCGCATCGTCTACACGCAGACGAATCAAACCATCAGCGGCGACGACGCGTCGCTTGCGATCGACCTCAATCACGACGGCGTGACGGACGTGACGATCCAGTTGGCCTTGTCGACGATAGGATGTTGCGCTGGAACCTAGGTGCGTTGATCTGGCAAGGATCGCCGTACGCGCCGCCTCGGCTGCCCGTTTAGCCATGACTACGGTTATTGGGGCAATTCAGGGCCGCACTACCTCGGCATCGCGTTCGTCAAGAATGGCCACGTGCACTACGCTTGGGCGCTGCTCCAGGTATCGTTCGTCAACTCCCAGCGGGTGCACTCGATCATGGCGACGTTGACCGGCTATGCGTATCAGACGATCGCCGGCAAACCACTCCCGGCCGGCCAGACCTAAACCGACGCTCTTCTGAACGCACCCTCCATAACTGCAGCGGAACTCCGCAATAGCGCAGGATTTTAGGCCGTCGCGCCATAGGGTCCGCGCATGAAGAATTTGACTGCCGTCATCCTTTTTTGTATCGCCGTGTCCGCGCCGTTAGGCGCGAGCGCCACAGGCTCGACCTCGACCTCGCAAGCGCTCATGAGCAAGCTCCATTGGCGCAACATCGGCCCGTACATCGGCGGCCGTGTCGTCGCCGTCGCGGGCGTGCCGAGCGATCCCGACCTGTTCTACATGGGCGGCGTCCAAGGCGGCATCTGGAAGAGCACCAACTACGGGCTCAGCTGGGATAATATCTCGGACGGTAAGATACCCGGCGTCGCCGACAGCATCGGCGCGATCGCCGTCGCGTCTTCCAACCCGAAGATCATCTACGCCGGCAGCGGCGAGAGCGACATCCGCGGCGACTTCGACACGGGCGTCGGCATCTACAAGTCGACCGATGCCGGCAAGACTTGGCATTACGCCGGCTTGCGCGAGACGCACATGACGAGCTCGATCGTCATCGACCCGCGCAACCCGGATGTCGTGTACGCGACCTCGATGGGCCACGTCTTCGCGCCGAACCCCGATCGGGGCGTGTTCAAGACGACCGACGGCGGCAAGACGTGGACGAAGGTCCTCTACGTCGACGACAAGACGGGCGCGAACGACGTCGTCATGGATCCGCAGCATCCGGACACGCTCTACGCGTCGTTGTGGCAGGCACAGCGACAGCCGTGGCATCTCGAGAGCGGCGGCCCCGGGAGCGGCGTCTACAAGACGACCGACGCGGGCGCGCACTGGACGAAGATCTCAAGCGATCCAGGATTCGCGACCGGCGTACTCGGCAAAATGGGCCTCGCGGTCGCGGCGAGCGATCCGAAGGTCGTCTACGCGATCGTGCAAGCGACCGACGGCGGCGTTTTCCGCTCGAGCGACGGCGGCGCGACGTGGCACCGCGTCAACAGCGAGTGGAAGCTCCGTCAGCGAGCCTTCTACTATATGGCGATCTACGTCGACCCGACGAACGCGAACACGGTGTACGCACCGGAAGTCGACAGCGTCTGGAAATCGACGAACGGGGGCAATGTCTGGAAGCCGCTCATGCCGCCGGGCGACCACCACATCATCTGGATCAACCCGCGCAACACGAACATCATGCTCGAAGGCGACGACGGCGGCGCGACCGTCTCCGTCGACGGCGGCAAGACGTGGAGCAGCGAGAACAACCAGCCGACAGGGCAATTCTATCACATCGCACTTGATAGCCAATTCCCGTACCACGTCTACGGCGCGCAACAGGACGAAGGCGCGTTCGAAGGACCCAGCGCGTCGAACGAAGGCCTGACGCTCGGCGTTTGGCACACGGTCGCGCTTGGCGAGAGCACGTACATCGCCGTCGATCCCCGAAACCCGAACGTCACGTACGGCGCGGGCTACTACAGCGCGTTCGCACGGCTCGACACGTCGACCGGCGAGCAGAAGAACGTCAGCCCGTGGCCGCGCTACATGGCCGGCGCGGCGGCTGCGGAGACCAAGTACCGATTCGGCTGGACGCACCCGGTCATGTTCTCGCCGGTGAAGCCGGACGAACTGTTCGAGACGGCGCAGGTCGTCTTCAAGAGCGACGATTTCGGACAGACGTGGACGATCGTCAGCCCCGATCTGACGCGCGACGACAAGACGAGCGAGGCGCCGAGCGGCGGCCAGATCTATTACGATCAGACCGGCGCCGAGACGTTCCCCGACATCGCGTCGTTCGCGATCTCCCCGCTCAGCGCGAACGTCATGTGGGCCGGTTCGGCGGATGGGCTAGTGCACGTGACGAGCGACGGCGGCGCCGATTGGAAACTCGTCACGCCGCCCGACCTCCCGCAGTGGGCGCAGATCAGCAGCATCGAGCCGTCGCACACGGACCAAGGCACGGCATTCGTCACGGCTTCGCGATTCATGTGGGACGACTTCCATCCGTACATCTATAAGACGACCGACTACGGCGCGACGTGGACGGCGATGACGAGCGGCATCCCATCGGACCAATACGTCTTCGTCATCCGGCAAGATCCGCGCGAACCGCGCGTGATGTTCGCGGGAACGCGAAGCACGGTCTACGTCAGCCTCGACGGCGGATCTCAGTGGCAGCCGATCGCGCTCGATCTGCCTGGCGTCCAGGTCCGCGATCTGGCGATCGATGCGCGTCAGGGCGAGGTCGCCGCCGCGACGCACGGCCGCGCGTTTTGGGTCTTAGACGACCTCGCGCTCGTCGAGCAGCTCGCGCGCGGATCGAGCATGATGCCTTCGGCCCCGCTGCTCTTCGCGCCCGAAACCGCGTGGCTCTCGCACGCGTACGGCCAGCCGGGTTTCCCGATCCCGAATCTTGGAGACAGCCCGGACTACGGCGCGAGCGTGTACTTCGAAATCCCGAAGGGCTACGACGGCAAGACGCCGGTGAAGCTGACGTTCCTCGACGCCGGCGGTAAGACGGTCCGATCTTTCGATCTCCATTTGAAGGAGAAAAAGCCGAAGGAGCTATCGTTCGCGGAGCGCGCGCTGCTCGATCAACCGGCGCAGACCGCCTACGACCTGCACAAGCTCACCGCGATCAGCCCCGGCATGAACAAGTTCCAATGGGATCTTCGCTATCCGTCGGCGACGGAAGTGACCGGTCTGCACAACGCGACGGCTGACGACTTCAGCTCAGGAATGATCGGCCCGACGATCGTCCCCGGCACGTATACCGCGGTCCTCGACTACGGTGGAAAGTCGATGCGAAAGACGTTCCACGTCGCGCTCGACCCGAGGCTGCATCCCGCGGCGGGCGATCTACAAGCCCGGCTGACGTTCGCGATGCGGATCAGCAACTACCTCGACGCGCTCGACAAGTCGGTTAACGCCGCGCTCGCCGCACGCGACCGCATGCCGGCCGCGCAGCGCGCGCAGGTCGACGCCGTCTTGGACGATTTGGTGCAGTTCAACATCAGGTCGAGCGAGGGCGATCTGCTCGACGAGTCACGGCTCCACGAACAGCTCGCGTTCCTGATGAACTCGCTCGACAACGCGTACCAGGCACCGACGAAAGCGGAGTACGCCGCATTCGACGACTTGAAGGCCTTGAGCGACGCCGATCTTGCGAAGCTCCAGGCGGCGATGAAATCGCCCTAACGGAGGCGGTCGGGATCGACGGCGACGCCGAACGTGCCGCCGCCTGAGTTCCCAGACACGACGCCGATGAGCGTACCGCCCGGGTAGAGGTACTCCTCCGCCTGGTTGTTGAGCCCGTCGGCGATGAACCAGTGGTGCTCGAACTCGTTGACCGCCAAACCTGTCGGCGCACCCATGACCGGGAACGACTTCGGGTGCGTCCGCGGCAGCTCGAAGGTGTCCGCGAGCCCCGCGCCGGCTTCGTCGAGGCGAAGATCGCCGCCCGAGTCGAACGCCAGACCACTCGGACCAGTGAGCGATGCGCCGATGACTTCCGTCATGCTTCCACACGCACCGGCCGGGCATGAGACGGACCACAAGCTCCCGATGTCCGTCTGACCCTCGAGCTTGTCGAAGAAGACCGTGCCGTCACCACGCACCGCGAGAAATTGGCCGACCCCGCCGACCGGCATCGCGAAGTTGCCGACGAATGTGCCGCCGTTCGGACCGGCGATCCACGTCGACAGCGAGCCGTCCTCGTGGAGATCTTCGCGCACGAGGTTCGATGCGACGACGGTTCCGTCGGCGGTGAGGACGACGTCGACCGGATCTTGGCCTGACGGATCAGTGTACGTGTCGTACGGCGCGGTCTGACCGCGATGGAACACGATGATGTCGTGACCGAAGTCGTTCGCGACGTACAGGTCGTGCGTCGCAGAGTCGACCGACATCCCCCACGGCGCCTTCACATGCGACGTCAGCACGCCGCACGGCGCTTGCCCGTTGAAATTGCCGGCGTAGATGTTGATCGTGTTGTTGTTGTAGTCGGAGACGTATTTCAGGCCCCCGTGCGCCGGACAGCTGTAGAAGCTCGTTTGCGTGCGCATCTGCGACACGGGGTGGATCGGCGAGAGCACCGACGGCGCTATGGCCGTCGATCCGCTCGAGCTCGAGCAACCATTGAGCAACGCCATTGCGCCGAGCAACGCGAATGTCGCCGCGGTCCGAATGCCTGTCATCGTCCGACTCCTCAAAGCGCGTAGGTATGTGCGCGCTTGTTACTCCAGCGTGAAACGGCAGCCTGTCGTTGGCACGCGGTTGTCAGGCAAGTATGGGTTTTTCTCCGCCTGACCGACTGTGGACGGCGGATATCGGACGGACATATGATATGAAGCGGCTCTAACTTAGGTGAGCAGCCAGGCGGTGCATCCCAAGGGCCGGCCCGCGAAGCCGACGTACTATTCCAGCATGGTCGGCGCTCGTGTTATAGCGCCGGCGTCTTGAGGTATCATGATCGGGCGCTCGATCCGGTGCCGGACATTCGTCGGGCGGCGCAAAGAGCTCGCCGAGCTCGACGACGCCCGCAAGTGGCTTTCGAAGAGCAGCGGCTCGTTCGTTTTGGTCACGGGTGAAGCCGGAATCGGCAAGACGCGCCTGCTCAACGAGTTCCTCGGCTTAGCGCACGCCCGGCGCGCGAGGAACGTCGTCAATACCGAGTGTCTGCAACGCGCACAGCAGCCGCTCGGGCCGGTACGCGCGCTCGTGCGTGCGCTCGTACAGCTCGTCGCGCTCGCCGATATGCCGCCTCCGGTCCTGCGCGCCCTCGTCCAGGTCATGCCCGAAGAATTGCCGCGCGATCTCGTCGACGAGCACGCGCGGTTCGCGCTCGAAAAGGACCAGCTCTTCGCATCGCTTCTCGCGTTTCTCAAACTCATCTGCGCGAAGCGCGCGACGCTCTTGACGATCGAGGACATCCATTGGTCGGACGAGTCGACGATCGACTTCCTCTCGTACCTCGTCAATCGCATGGAGTCGATGCGACTGCTCGTCGTCGCGACGTGCCGCGCCGACGAGCTCGAGCGAGACGAGCGACTGCTCGCGTCGATGTCGCAGATGTTCCGTGCTCGGTGCATCCGCCGCGTCATCCTCGACCCGTTGCCGTCGGCCGAGATCAGGGCCGTGGTCGACGGAACGCTCGATGGGCGCGGTACGCTGCCCGAGCCGATCATCCGCGACATCGAACAGCGCAGCGAGGGCAACCCGTTCTTCGCCGAAGAGCTCGTCAAGCATTACGTCGAGCGGGGTTCGCCTATCCGGCCGGCCTCAAACCTTCCCCTGTCTATTCGCGCGAGTATCGCGCAGCGTCTCGTCGTGTTGACGCCGGACGAGCGGGCCATCATCTCGTGCGCCGCGGTGCTCGGCCAGCGCTTCGATCCCGCGCTGCTCGCCATCGTCGTGGATCGCGAACCCGGAGCGATCGTTCCGACGTTGCGCAAGGCGCAGGACCTCGATCTCATCACCGATGACGGCCAGAGGCGGCTCAGCGTGCGGTTCCGACACGCGCTGACGCGCCAGACGATCTACGACAGCGTTCCGGCGTTCGAAGCGCGATCGCTTCACCTGAAGATCCTCGTCACGCTCGAAGCGGATCACGACTCTGACACCTACGTCGAGGAACGCGCGTACCACGCGTGGGCCGCCGGCGACGCGGCGAAGACCGTGCGCTACAACGAGCGCGCCGGCGAGGCGGCGTTCTCGCTGCGCGCGTTGCCCGAGGCCCTGACCTGTTTCCAGCGTGCGTTGGCGTCGTCGAGCAATCCGGACGATGAGGCTCGTATCCTTGGCCGCATCGGCGCGATCGAACGCGTCCAGGGGCACTCGCAGGCGGCACGCGACGTCCTCGAAGCGGCGCTCGCGATCCGGTTGGAACGCAAGGAAGTCGATGCCGCCGCTTCGCTCGTCGCGAGCATCGCCGGGCAACGTTATAATGTCGGGGATCACGGAGCGCTCGCGTACGCTGAAAGCTTTCTCGCCGAGTGCGGGCCCTCGATCGGGTCGCAGGCGCGCGACAATCTCATCGTCGTCGCGGCTCGCATCGCATGCGCTCTCTGCGACTTTCACGCGGCCGAGCGGCTCCTCGAAGCGATGTCAGACCCCGAAGCGCTCGCACCCGGTGCGCGCCAGAACTACCTCATCGTGCAGCTCATGCGACACTCCCATTCCGGCGAAGCCACGGAATGGAAACGGTCGGCGGCACAGGTCGACTCGCTGCTCCCCCAACTCGCTCCTGAGTCCGTCGTCGCCGTCGAGGCGGCACTCGCGATGACCGGCATTTATCTCGGCGTGAACGAACACGTCGAGATGGCGCTCGATCGTGCAGAACGGGTCGAGCGCGACTGGGGCTTCCGTGGCCAGCGCCTCTATGCGCTCGCGACGAAGGCCGAGTATCTGTTCCAGCGCGGACGTATCGACGAGGCTCGGATGTGCGTCGATGAAGTCGCCCGAAATCAGGATTTTCGGCCAGCGCGCCGCGTCGGAGCGCTCGTCGCCGCACGCATCTCGGCCGCGTCGGGAGATGCTGCGTTGTGGAACCGTTTTGACGCTGAGGTCCTTCGCGAAGCTCGCGACAAACTCGAAGATCCGGACTGCGTCTATATCCTCGGTTCCTATGCCGCGCTTCGCGCGGCGACCGGCGATCTCGATGCAGCCCGGGCCGATCTGCGAGCTGCGATCGCATCTGTCGCGATCGCAGCGCCGGAAGCGATGTACATCATGCTGGACGCGGTGCGCCTGCTCGATCTCGATCAGCTCACGCCGGTTCGCCGCCTCATCGAGAAACGAGTCGACTCCACCCTCCCGACACTCAGCGCGAATGCCAAGCTGGGCGCGGCGATCATCGCGGCGCGGCAAGGTCGCACCGACGAGGCAGTATCGCTCGCCTCCGATGCGGCCGCGCTCTATGCGGGTCTGGGCTGGCCCATGCTCGAGGCGCGGGCGCTCGAGGTCTGCGGTCAGACGGAAGCTGCGCGCGCGATCTATCTAAGCCACGGCGCCACCGCCGATGCGCGCCGGCTCGCTGATTCGGCCGCCCCCATGAACGAAGCAGTCGCTGATGCGCTATCGTCGCGCGAACGCGAAGTCGCCGAACTCGTCGCACGCGGTTTGCGAAATTCCGAAATCGCCAAGCGCTTGAGCATCGGCAATAAGACCGTCGAAAAGCACCTCGCCTCGGTGTTCGGGAAACTCGGGGTGCGGTCGCGTTCCGAGGTTGTCGCGCACATGGCCGCTTCGCGCGACCGGGCCGCGAACTGACTAGAGCCCACAGGTAGGGTTTCCACCCATACCCGTACGTCGGCATCTCATCTATCATCTCGATGAAGGTCTGCGATGCGATCGCGCAAGCCGGCCTTGCGTTAGGAACCGTAGCGACTCGCGGCCCGGACGCCAAGGTCCACGGCCGGTCCAACGGCGTTTTCGTCGTGGACCGGCCGCGTCGTGTCGCGGTTCGACCGCTTCATCATCGAACGTGTGCTCCGGATGCATCTCCCTTCGAGCGTTGAACCGATGGGGATAAGGAAGGGGTGACATCCGCATGCCCAAGTATCTCGTCCAAGGCAGTTATTCGGTCGACGGCCATAAAGTGTACTCCCTACAGACCTGGGGTACTCTTTTCGGCCAACCTCTGG
This genomic window contains:
- a CDS encoding TMEM175 family protein; translated protein: MKRFSTETDRVEAFSDGVFAVIITIMVLEIHPPHGGELRDFLPAVPTIAIYALSFVFIGIYWNNHHHMLRASKGVDGRAMWANLHLLFWLSLVPFSTNWLGQNPTAVGPTVLYGVNLLLDAIAYTILQRSLLAVNGRDAPFAKAVAVDVKGTVSIVLYVLAISAAFFVPAVADALFVTIAIMWLVPDRRFEPLIDTSDRP
- a CDS encoding AAA family ATPase, translated to MIGRSIRCRTFVGRRKELAELDDARKWLSKSSGSFVLVTGEAGIGKTRLLNEFLGLAHARRARNVVNTECLQRAQQPLGPVRALVRALVQLVALADMPPPVLRALVQVMPEELPRDLVDEHARFALEKDQLFASLLAFLKLICAKRATLLTIEDIHWSDESTIDFLSYLVNRMESMRLLVVATCRADELERDERLLASMSQMFRARCIRRVILDPLPSAEIRAVVDGTLDGRGTLPEPIIRDIEQRSEGNPFFAEELVKHYVERGSPIRPASNLPLSIRASIAQRLVVLTPDERAIISCAAVLGQRFDPALLAIVVDREPGAIVPTLRKAQDLDLITDDGQRRLSVRFRHALTRQTIYDSVPAFEARSLHLKILVTLEADHDSDTYVEERAYHAWAAGDAAKTVRYNERAGEAAFSLRALPEALTCFQRALASSSNPDDEARILGRIGAIERVQGHSQAARDVLEAALAIRLERKEVDAAASLVASIAGQRYNVGDHGALAYAESFLAECGPSIGSQARDNLIVVAARIACALCDFHAAERLLEAMSDPEALAPGARQNYLIVQLMRHSHSGEATEWKRSAAQVDSLLPQLAPESVVAVEAALAMTGIYLGVNEHVEMALDRAERVERDWGFRGQRLYALATKAEYLFQRGRIDEARMCVDEVARNQDFRPARRVGALVAARISAASGDAALWNRFDAEVLREARDKLEDPDCVYILGSYAALRAATGDLDAARADLRAAIASVAIAAPEAMYIMLDAVRLLDLDQLTPVRRLIEKRVDSTLPTLSANAKLGAAIIAARQGRTDEAVSLASDAAALYAGLGWPMLEARALEVCGQTEAARAIYLSHGATADARRLADSAAPMNEAVADALSSREREVAELVARGLRNSEIAKRLSIGNKTVEKHLASVFGKLGVRSRSEVVAHMAASRDRAAN
- a CDS encoding DUF2277 domain-containing protein translates to MCRNIKTLHNFAPPATNDEIRAASIQFVRKLSGFAHPSKANEAAFEHAVEHVTDAARELLASLVTNAPPRDREIEAAKARERGRQRFGRAPSTRSA